A DNA window from Pseudodesulfovibrio thermohalotolerans contains the following coding sequences:
- a CDS encoding 4Fe-4S binding protein has product MTMQEIHSAIEKIGCLTFTTLDNTTMHSRIVSVCGGDDEGIYFLTMNIKPFYRQLKGNPHVSVCGIYPSGRKEGKNKVGQPYWQPGFFLRITGEVREIPEDEVKKKAEGGSEPHRYALEDAERYPAMRLFCIFRGKGEIYDYDFEMENRDHKLLRTRFAFGGETVREAGVRIDPDKCIACGECREACTFKAIEEGDVYRVNGERCDECGSCIQVCPQDAIEFPETM; this is encoded by the coding sequence ATGACCATGCAGGAAATCCATTCGGCCATCGAAAAAATCGGCTGTCTCACTTTCACCACCCTCGACAACACCACCATGCACAGCAGGATCGTCAGCGTGTGTGGGGGAGACGACGAAGGCATCTACTTCCTGACCATGAACATCAAGCCCTTTTACCGTCAGTTGAAGGGCAACCCCCATGTGTCCGTATGTGGAATATACCCGTCCGGCCGGAAGGAAGGGAAAAACAAGGTGGGCCAGCCGTATTGGCAGCCCGGCTTTTTCCTGCGCATCACGGGCGAGGTCCGGGAGATCCCGGAAGACGAAGTGAAAAAAAAGGCCGAAGGCGGCAGCGAACCCCACAGGTACGCCCTGGAGGATGCCGAACGCTACCCCGCCATGAGGCTGTTCTGCATATTCCGGGGCAAGGGGGAAATCTACGATTACGACTTCGAGATGGAAAACCGCGACCACAAGCTGTTGCGCACGCGCTTCGCCTTTGGCGGGGAGACCGTCCGGGAGGCCGGGGTCCGCATCGATCCCGACAAGTGCATCGCCTGCGGCGAATGCCGCGAAGCCTGCACCTTCAAGGCCATCGAGGAAGGCGACGTCTACCGGGTCAACGGCGAACGGTGCGACGAATGCGGCAGTTGCATCCAAGTCTGCCCGCAGGACGCCATCGAATTTCCCGAAACCATGTAG